The following coding sequences are from one Stigmatopora nigra isolate UIUO_SnigA chromosome 10, RoL_Snig_1.1, whole genome shotgun sequence window:
- the cox6c gene encoding cytochrome c oxidase subunit 6C, whose product MSLPKPVLRGLLGKRLRFHLPIAFGLSILAAVAFKYTVTEPRKQAYADFYRSYDAVKEFNGMREAGIFESVRPSGE is encoded by the exons ATGTCGCTGCCAAAGCCGGTGCTGAGAGGTCTTCTGGGCAAGAGGCTGCGCTTTCACCTGCCCATCGCCTTTGGGCTCTCCATCCTGGCGGCCGTGGCCTTCAAG TACACGGTGACGGAACCTCGCAAGCAAGCGTACGCCGACTTCTACAGGAGCTACGACGCCGTCAAGGAGTTCAACGGCATGCGGGAAGCCGGAATCTTCGAGAGCGTGCGGCCATCCGGAGAATAA
- the LOC144203042 gene encoding serine/threonine-protein kinase 3/4-like: MENQDKVQMRSHPRRQLKKLSEESLTKQPEEVFDVLEKLGEGSYGSVFKANYRETGEIVAIKQVPVESDLQEIIKEISIMQQCNSPHVVRYYGSYFKNSDLWIVMEYCGAGSVSDIIRLRNKTLTEDEMASILQSTLKGLEYLHFMRKIHRDIKAGNILLNAEGQAKLADFGVAGQLTDTMAKRNTVIGTPFWMAPEVIQEMGYNCVADIWSLGITAVEMAEGKPPYADIHPMRAIFMIPSNPPPTLRKPDAWSPQFRDFVGQCLVKNPENRATATQLLQHAFVKAAKPASILRALIADAMDIKAKRQEAEQEDNDDNSEEDEVDQGTMVRAAPDGDSATMRSVRPDDDRTGTVRSQLGTMIINSDDEDDDDEEAGTMKRTEEDSPPSKPSFLEYFEQKEKENLSAPQNGSQESKVLSEDDLRSVSTWSADDLRARLAALDPQMERELEEIRQRYRAKRKPILDAIEAKKRRQRDL; the protein is encoded by the exons ATGGAGAACCAGGACAAAGTGCAAATGCGGAGTCACCCTCGCAG GCAGCTCAAGAAACTGAGCGAGGAAAGCTTGACCAAGCAACCGGAAGAAGTCTTCGATGTGCTGGAGAAGCTGGGCGAAGG GTCTTATGGCAGCGTCTTCAAGGCTAACTATCGAGAGACGGGCGAGATTGTGGCCATCAAGCAGGTTCCAGTGGAATCGGACCTGCAGGAGATCATCAAAGAGATCTCCATCATGCAGCAGTGCAACAG tcCCCACGTGGTGCGCTACTACGGCAGCTACTTCAAGAACAGCGACCTGTGGATTGTTATGGAATACTGCGGCGCGGGTTCCGTCTCCGACATCATACGCCTACGCAACAAGACG TTGACGGAAGACGAGATGGCCAGCATCCTGCAGTCCACGTTGAAGGGTCTGGAATACCTTCACTTTATGAGGAAAATCCACCGGGACATCAAAGCGGGAAACATCCTGCTCAACGCCGAGGGACAAGCCAAACTGGCCGATTTTGGCGTGGCCGGACAGTTGACG GACACCATGGCCAAGAGGAACACGGTGATCGGGACGCCCTTCTGGATGGCCCCCGAAGTCATCCAGGAGATGGGCTACAACTGCGTGGCCGACATCTGGTCGCTGGGCATCACCGCCGTGGAGATGGCCGAGGGGAAACCGCCCTACGCCGACATCCATCCCATGAGG GCCATCTTCATGATCCCCAGCAACCCACCGCCCACCTTGAGGAAGCCGGACGCGTGGTCGCCGCAATTCCGCGATTTTGTCGGACAGTGCCTGGTGAAGAACCCCGAGAACAGGGCCACGGCTACGCAACTCTTGCAG CACGCTTTCGTCAAGGCGGCCAAGCCCGCCAGCATCCTCCGAGCGCTCATCGCCGACGCCATGGACATCAAAGCTAAACGCCAGGAGGCGGAGCAAGAGGACAACGACGACAATTCC gAAGAAGATGAAGTGGACCAGGGCACCATGGTGAGGGCGGCGCCCGACGGCGACTCAGCCACCATGCGTTCCGTCCGGCCTGACGACGACCGGACGGGGACCGTGCGCTCGCAGCTGGGGACCATGATCATCAACTCGGACGAcgaagatgacgacgacgaggaggcgGGCACCATGAAAA gaacGGAGGAGGACTCCCCGCCGTCCAAGCCTTCTttcttggaatattttgaacagAAGGAGAAAGAGAACCTGTCCGCCCCTCAAAACGGAAGCCAAGAGTCCAAAGTCCTGTCGGAAGACGACCTCCGCTCG GTGAGTACGTGGTCGGCGGACGACCTCCGCGCCCGACTGGCCGCCCTGGACCCGCAGATGGAGCGAGAACTGGAGGAGATCCGTCAGCGCTACCGAGCCAAGCGGAAGCCCATCCTGGACGCCATCGAGGCCAAGAAGCGGCGGCAACGCGACTTGTGA